A single genomic interval of Macadamia integrifolia cultivar HAES 741 chromosome 6, SCU_Mint_v3, whole genome shotgun sequence harbors:
- the LOC122082559 gene encoding uncharacterized protein LOC122082559 isoform X2: MGEEVEDPYSKWVEDCRYSSSQEQLFTTIECDLPVNLSYHEYYNPKSWYRGEGSSSSSKNQNGKSPADMGKGLSPLPLPRMDSSVDEDDVVVAGDESLRKVSHSQMEWETTAQVVRIERGDTSSSVFHCALNSREDIIDLFPEIAGEIPLDNSKKTGEGFGSDIRSKKVSEISSEATQVSSAREEDDHVDILEIAKKRGLKFFRPRWWPEEEEEEEL; encoded by the exons ATGGGGGAGGAGGTGGAGGACCCTTACAGTAAGTGGGTCGAGGATTGCAGGTACTCATCTTCTCAAGAACAGTTATTTACGACTATAGAGTGCGACCTTCCTGTTAACTTGTCATACCACGAGTACTACAACCCCAAATCATGGTACAGAGGAGAGGGTTCATCATCATCCTCCAAGAATCAGAATGGAAAATCTCCAGCGGACATGGGTAAGGGTTTGTCACCGCTGCCGCTGCCTAGAATGGATTCTTCTGTCGATGAAGATGATGTTGTTGTAGCAGGGGATGAATCTCTTCGCAAGGTTTCCCATTCTCAGATGGAATGGGAAACAACAGCTCAAGTTGTTCGAATAGAAAGGGGGGACACTTCAAGCTCTGTCTTTCATTGCGCTCTGAATTCTCGAGAGGATATCATCGACCTGTTTCCGGAAATTGCTGGAGAGATCCCTCTTGACAACTCAAAGAAGACGGGAGAGGGTTTCGGTTCAG ATATTCGTAGCAAAAAGGTTTCCGAGATTTCATCGGAAGCAACTCAAGTTTCGAGTGCGAGGGAGGAGGATGACCATGTGGACATATTGGAAATAGCAAAAAAGCGGGGTTTGAAATTCTTCCGTCCACGATGGTGgccagaggaggaagaggaggaggaactCTGA
- the LOC122082559 gene encoding uncharacterized protein LOC122082559 isoform X1 — protein MGEEVEDPYSKWVEDCRYSSSQEQLFTTIECDLPVNLSYHEYYNPKSWYRGEGSSSSSKNQNGKSPADMGKGLSPLPLPRMDSSVDEDDVVVAGDESLRKVSHSQMEWETTAQVVRIERGDTSSSVFHCALNSREDIIDLFPEIAGEIPLDNSKKTGEGFGSADIRSKKVSEISSEATQVSSAREEDDHVDILEIAKKRGLKFFRPRWWPEEEEEEEL, from the exons ATGGGGGAGGAGGTGGAGGACCCTTACAGTAAGTGGGTCGAGGATTGCAGGTACTCATCTTCTCAAGAACAGTTATTTACGACTATAGAGTGCGACCTTCCTGTTAACTTGTCATACCACGAGTACTACAACCCCAAATCATGGTACAGAGGAGAGGGTTCATCATCATCCTCCAAGAATCAGAATGGAAAATCTCCAGCGGACATGGGTAAGGGTTTGTCACCGCTGCCGCTGCCTAGAATGGATTCTTCTGTCGATGAAGATGATGTTGTTGTAGCAGGGGATGAATCTCTTCGCAAGGTTTCCCATTCTCAGATGGAATGGGAAACAACAGCTCAAGTTGTTCGAATAGAAAGGGGGGACACTTCAAGCTCTGTCTTTCATTGCGCTCTGAATTCTCGAGAGGATATCATCGACCTGTTTCCGGAAATTGCTGGAGAGATCCCTCTTGACAACTCAAAGAAGACGGGAGAGGGTTTCGGTTCAG CAGATATTCGTAGCAAAAAGGTTTCCGAGATTTCATCGGAAGCAACTCAAGTTTCGAGTGCGAGGGAGGAGGATGACCATGTGGACATATTGGAAATAGCAAAAAAGCGGGGTTTGAAATTCTTCCGTCCACGATGGTGgccagaggaggaagaggaggaggaactCTGA
- the LOC122081074 gene encoding pentatricopeptide repeat-containing protein At2g29760, chloroplastic-like isoform X2, with protein sequence MSQSAMRSTTITKLLKLSSPHLFLIKNCSDMKELMKFHCQFITNGLSNETIFLSALLSFSAISAAGDLGYGRFIFNHIDSPNVFMFNTMIRGYAWSATPHEAISLYIHMLHSGLFPNKYTFPVVVKASSRIIDPIGGKAIHGSIIKFGYCSDVYVLNSLMHMYESLGLSNAIIYLFAEISEPDVVSWNVVIDNFAQHGCLNEVLTAFTEMCCSGVEPNAVTVLGLISACSKSQNLYLAKLIHGYIMKKDLQITPNLENGLLDMYVKVGDVDSAGRLFNRMPEKSVITWTSMIDGLVQNGEVENARLLFDQIPSRDTTSWNAMLNGFIKAGDLTSAEQHFNVIPEKDLVSWNSIIVGFVQNKRYVNALYLFREMRVSGVKPDRVTVVSVLSVGGFLGALDHGEMIHSYMEKQNIKEEEVEVALMDMYCKCGAPQEAVRMFHGMLRKTVLAWSAIIVGLAMNSLAKDALDFFSQMKNAGIKPNEITFIGVLCACSYAGLVEQGRWFFNAMNQVYGIQPRCEHYGCMVDILGRAGLLIEAEMLIQSMPMIPDAGVWGALLGACKLHGEVPMAERVAKILTEIDSYHSGRYVLLSNIYASQKRWQDVENVREMMKARGVRKKPGFSLIELRGKMHQFLVGDTSHPDTQQIYFMWEEISKRLKDAGYRPDTSQVLFDIDDEEKEHAISYHSEKLAIALGFLRGGPRSAIRVVTNLRVCYDCHSAAKSISKGLLVKV encoded by the exons ATGTCACAATCCGCAATGAGATCAACCACCATAACAAAACTACTCAAGTTAAGCAGTCCACATCTTTTCCTGATAAAGAATTGTTCAGACATGAAAGAATTAATGAAGTTCCACTGCCAGTTTATCACTAATGGGCTTTCCAATGAAACCATCTTTCTCAGcgcccttctctccttctctgcaATCTCTGCTGCTGGGGACTTGGGTTATGGTCGatttattttcaatcacatagaTTCACCCAACGTGTTCATGTTCAATACCATGATTAGAGGCTATGCTTGGAGTGCTACGCCTCATGAAGCCATTTCTCTTTATATTCATATGCTCCATTCTGGATTATTTCCTAATAAGTACACTTTCCCAGTCGTGGTCAAAGCCTCATCAAGAATTATAGACCCAATTGGTGGAAAAGCCATCCACGGTTCCATAATCAAGTTCGGTTACTGTTCAGATGTCTATGTTTTGAATTCCCTCATGCATATGTACGAGAGTCTTGGGTTGTCAAATGCAATCATCTACCTATTTGCTGAAATTTCTGAACCAGATGTAGTGTCGTGGAATGTTGTTATTGATAATTTTGCCCAACACGGTTGCCTTAATGAGGTCTTGACTGCATTCACTGAAATGTGTTGTTCTGGGGTTGAACCAAACGCAGTTACAGTTCTTGGTCTCATCTCTGCCTGCTCCAAATCACAGAACTTGTATCTGGCAAAGTTGATCCATGGATACATTATGAAGAAAGATTTGCAGATTACTCCGAATCTTGAAAACGGTTTACTTGATATGTATGTAAAAGTTGGAGATGTCGATTCTGCTGGAAGACTGTTCAATAGGATGCCTGAGAAATCAGTCATCACTTGGACCTCCATGATTGATGGTCTTGTGCAAAATGGGGAGGTGGAAAATGCACGTTTGTTATTTGATCAGATTCCAAGCAGGGACACCACATCTTGGAATGCGATGTTGAATGGTTTTATAAAGGCCGGAGACTTGACCTCTGCAGAACAGCACTTCAATGTAATTCCTGAGAAGGATTTGGTGTCATGGAACAGCATAATTGTTGGGTTTGTTCAaaacaagaggtatgtgaatGCCTTGTACCTTTTCCGGGAAATGCGAGTTTCAGGAGTGAAGCCGGACCGAGTAACAGTTGTAAGTGTGTTATCTGTGGGTGGGTTTCTAGGTGCTCTGGACCATGGTGAGATGATTCACTCATATATGGAGAAACAGAACATAAAAGAGGAAGAGGTTGAGGTGGCGCTAATGGATATGTACTGCAAGTGTGGGGCTCCACAGGAAGCTGTAAGGATGTTCCATGGAATGCTTAGGAAGACTGTGTTGGCTTGGAGTGCCATAATTGTTGGCTTGGCCATGAACAGCCTTGCCAAGGATGCTCTGGATTTCTTCTCTCAGATGAAGAACGCAGGAATAAAACCAAATGAGATAACATTCATTGGTGTTCTATGTGCTTGCAGTTATGCTGGCTTAGTTGAACAAGGTCGGTGGTTCTTCAATGCAATGAACCAGGTGTATGGCATCCAGCCGAGATGTGAACATTATGGGTGCATGGTCGACATTCTAGGCCGTGCAGGGCTTCTGATCGAAGCCGAGATGTTGATTCAGAGCATGCCCATGATACCTGATGCCGGTGTCTGGGGAGCCCTACTTGGTGCATGTAAGCTTCATGGTGAGGTTCCCATGGCCGAAAGGGTGGCCAAAATCCTAACTGAAATTGACTCATATCACTCTGGGCGTTATGTTCTTCTCTCCAACATCTATGCTTCACAAAAGAGATGGCAAGATGTGGAGAATGTGAGAGAGATGATGAAAGCCCGTGGAGTCCGGAAGAAACCTGGTTTCAGTCTGATTGAGCTGCGAGGTAAGATGCACCAATTTCTGGTAGGGGATACATCGCACCCTGACACCCAACAGATATATTTCATGTGGGAGGAGATCAGTAAGAGACTGAAAGATGCAGGATACAGACCAGACACATCTCAAGTGTTGTtcgacatagatgatgaagagaAGGAACATGCAATCTCCTACCATAGCGAGAAGTTGGCCATTGCTTTGGGGTTCCTGAGGGGAGGCCCCAGGTCTGCCATTAGAGTTGTGACAAACCTTCGTGTGTGCTATGATTGCCATTCTGCCGCTAAGTCAATCTCAAAG GGGTTACTGGTGAAAGTATAA
- the LOC122081074 gene encoding pentatricopeptide repeat-containing protein At2g29760, chloroplastic-like isoform X1: MSQSAMRSTTITKLLKLSSPHLFLIKNCSDMKELMKFHCQFITNGLSNETIFLSALLSFSAISAAGDLGYGRFIFNHIDSPNVFMFNTMIRGYAWSATPHEAISLYIHMLHSGLFPNKYTFPVVVKASSRIIDPIGGKAIHGSIIKFGYCSDVYVLNSLMHMYESLGLSNAIIYLFAEISEPDVVSWNVVIDNFAQHGCLNEVLTAFTEMCCSGVEPNAVTVLGLISACSKSQNLYLAKLIHGYIMKKDLQITPNLENGLLDMYVKVGDVDSAGRLFNRMPEKSVITWTSMIDGLVQNGEVENARLLFDQIPSRDTTSWNAMLNGFIKAGDLTSAEQHFNVIPEKDLVSWNSIIVGFVQNKRYVNALYLFREMRVSGVKPDRVTVVSVLSVGGFLGALDHGEMIHSYMEKQNIKEEEVEVALMDMYCKCGAPQEAVRMFHGMLRKTVLAWSAIIVGLAMNSLAKDALDFFSQMKNAGIKPNEITFIGVLCACSYAGLVEQGRWFFNAMNQVYGIQPRCEHYGCMVDILGRAGLLIEAEMLIQSMPMIPDAGVWGALLGACKLHGEVPMAERVAKILTEIDSYHSGRYVLLSNIYASQKRWQDVENVREMMKARGVRKKPGFSLIELRGKMHQFLVGDTSHPDTQQIYFMWEEISKRLKDAGYRPDTSQVLFDIDDEEKEHAISYHSEKLAIALGFLRGGPRSAIRVVTNLRVCYDCHSAAKSISKVFDREIIIRDRNRFHHFSGGSCSCRGYW; this comes from the coding sequence ATGTCACAATCCGCAATGAGATCAACCACCATAACAAAACTACTCAAGTTAAGCAGTCCACATCTTTTCCTGATAAAGAATTGTTCAGACATGAAAGAATTAATGAAGTTCCACTGCCAGTTTATCACTAATGGGCTTTCCAATGAAACCATCTTTCTCAGcgcccttctctccttctctgcaATCTCTGCTGCTGGGGACTTGGGTTATGGTCGatttattttcaatcacatagaTTCACCCAACGTGTTCATGTTCAATACCATGATTAGAGGCTATGCTTGGAGTGCTACGCCTCATGAAGCCATTTCTCTTTATATTCATATGCTCCATTCTGGATTATTTCCTAATAAGTACACTTTCCCAGTCGTGGTCAAAGCCTCATCAAGAATTATAGACCCAATTGGTGGAAAAGCCATCCACGGTTCCATAATCAAGTTCGGTTACTGTTCAGATGTCTATGTTTTGAATTCCCTCATGCATATGTACGAGAGTCTTGGGTTGTCAAATGCAATCATCTACCTATTTGCTGAAATTTCTGAACCAGATGTAGTGTCGTGGAATGTTGTTATTGATAATTTTGCCCAACACGGTTGCCTTAATGAGGTCTTGACTGCATTCACTGAAATGTGTTGTTCTGGGGTTGAACCAAACGCAGTTACAGTTCTTGGTCTCATCTCTGCCTGCTCCAAATCACAGAACTTGTATCTGGCAAAGTTGATCCATGGATACATTATGAAGAAAGATTTGCAGATTACTCCGAATCTTGAAAACGGTTTACTTGATATGTATGTAAAAGTTGGAGATGTCGATTCTGCTGGAAGACTGTTCAATAGGATGCCTGAGAAATCAGTCATCACTTGGACCTCCATGATTGATGGTCTTGTGCAAAATGGGGAGGTGGAAAATGCACGTTTGTTATTTGATCAGATTCCAAGCAGGGACACCACATCTTGGAATGCGATGTTGAATGGTTTTATAAAGGCCGGAGACTTGACCTCTGCAGAACAGCACTTCAATGTAATTCCTGAGAAGGATTTGGTGTCATGGAACAGCATAATTGTTGGGTTTGTTCAaaacaagaggtatgtgaatGCCTTGTACCTTTTCCGGGAAATGCGAGTTTCAGGAGTGAAGCCGGACCGAGTAACAGTTGTAAGTGTGTTATCTGTGGGTGGGTTTCTAGGTGCTCTGGACCATGGTGAGATGATTCACTCATATATGGAGAAACAGAACATAAAAGAGGAAGAGGTTGAGGTGGCGCTAATGGATATGTACTGCAAGTGTGGGGCTCCACAGGAAGCTGTAAGGATGTTCCATGGAATGCTTAGGAAGACTGTGTTGGCTTGGAGTGCCATAATTGTTGGCTTGGCCATGAACAGCCTTGCCAAGGATGCTCTGGATTTCTTCTCTCAGATGAAGAACGCAGGAATAAAACCAAATGAGATAACATTCATTGGTGTTCTATGTGCTTGCAGTTATGCTGGCTTAGTTGAACAAGGTCGGTGGTTCTTCAATGCAATGAACCAGGTGTATGGCATCCAGCCGAGATGTGAACATTATGGGTGCATGGTCGACATTCTAGGCCGTGCAGGGCTTCTGATCGAAGCCGAGATGTTGATTCAGAGCATGCCCATGATACCTGATGCCGGTGTCTGGGGAGCCCTACTTGGTGCATGTAAGCTTCATGGTGAGGTTCCCATGGCCGAAAGGGTGGCCAAAATCCTAACTGAAATTGACTCATATCACTCTGGGCGTTATGTTCTTCTCTCCAACATCTATGCTTCACAAAAGAGATGGCAAGATGTGGAGAATGTGAGAGAGATGATGAAAGCCCGTGGAGTCCGGAAGAAACCTGGTTTCAGTCTGATTGAGCTGCGAGGTAAGATGCACCAATTTCTGGTAGGGGATACATCGCACCCTGACACCCAACAGATATATTTCATGTGGGAGGAGATCAGTAAGAGACTGAAAGATGCAGGATACAGACCAGACACATCTCAAGTGTTGTtcgacatagatgatgaagagaAGGAACATGCAATCTCCTACCATAGCGAGAAGTTGGCCATTGCTTTGGGGTTCCTGAGGGGAGGCCCCAGGTCTGCCATTAGAGTTGTGACAAACCTTCGTGTGTGCTATGATTGCCATTCTGCCGCTAAGTCAATCTCAAAGGTCTTTGACCGTGAAATTATCATTAGAGATCGGAATCGTTTTCACCATTTCAGTGGGGGTTCTTGTTCTTGCAGGGGTTACTGGTGA